One stretch of Methylopila sp. 73B DNA includes these proteins:
- a CDS encoding FecR domain-containing protein, translating to MADQGGQDDAVERAAREATTWFVRLNNPLATDADRSAFRAWLDADPAHRSAFAETDDLWRDLEAPAQRLRAVTRRRDASRRHLGRLAAAAAVAATLAAGALWRDAGLIDRALADYAAPPGQRRDIALADGTTVTLDGDSALDVAFAGTAREVTVVRGRAWFEVAPDPDRPFTVHADAIAARAVGTAFAVDGLAQSVTVDHGVVEVSGAGRTVTLGLGREVALAADGTLGAPKDVSLETALAWRRGLIVLDAAPLGAVADELARRAPGRVVIPDPSLRALRFSGVFRADDPDAVLEAMRTALGLRTLAIPGLAVVVYR from the coding sequence ATGGCGGATCAGGGTGGACAGGACGACGCCGTCGAGCGCGCGGCGCGTGAAGCGACGACGTGGTTCGTGCGCTTGAACAACCCGCTGGCGACCGACGCCGACAGAAGCGCCTTCCGCGCATGGCTCGACGCGGATCCGGCCCACCGCAGCGCTTTCGCGGAGACCGACGACCTCTGGCGCGATCTCGAGGCGCCGGCGCAGCGGCTTCGCGCCGTGACGCGGCGGCGGGACGCTTCGCGCCGCCATCTGGGCCGGCTTGCGGCCGCGGCGGCGGTCGCAGCGACGCTCGCCGCCGGCGCGTTGTGGCGCGACGCCGGGCTGATCGATCGCGCCTTGGCCGACTACGCCGCGCCGCCCGGCCAACGCCGCGACATCGCCTTAGCCGATGGGACGACGGTGACGCTCGACGGCGACAGCGCGCTCGACGTCGCCTTCGCGGGCACCGCGCGCGAGGTGACAGTGGTGCGGGGCCGGGCATGGTTCGAGGTGGCGCCGGACCCTGACAGGCCGTTCACGGTGCACGCGGACGCGATCGCCGCGCGGGCGGTGGGCACGGCCTTCGCCGTCGATGGCCTGGCTCAGTCGGTGACCGTGGACCATGGGGTGGTCGAGGTCTCAGGGGCCGGACGGACCGTGACGCTCGGGCTTGGCCGCGAAGTGGCGCTCGCCGCGGACGGGACGCTCGGGGCGCCGAAGGACGTGTCGCTCGAGACGGCTCTCGCCTGGAGGCGAGGCCTGATCGTGCTCGACGCCGCGCCGCTCGGCGCCGTCGCGGACGAGCTCGCCCGCCGCGCGCCGGGCCGCGTCGTCATCCCGGATCCGTCGCTCAGGGCGCTGCGGTTCTCAGGCGTGTTCCGGGCCGACGACCCGGACGCCGTGCTGGAGGCGATGCGCACCGCTCTGGGTCTGAGGACCCTGGCGATCCCGGGCCTCGCCGTCGTCGTCTACCGCTGA
- a CDS encoding TonB-dependent receptor, whose translation MSVIANVARFGGVSALAVALSLTSPALADDGRRFTLDIPSKPLLAALADYAAATGVQLVRTGGDRIAGRSRAVSGRFGAEEGLKAMLAGSGLIYQFTGPRTAALYPIGGVMPVQLAGEAEALDELQVTGESGAGAPGGAPGSFVVTSADIARKNPQDVRDLFGGEPGVQVGSSIPLSQKVYVRGVEETNLAVTIDGSAQNNKVFHHNATTYIDPGLLKQVRVDPGVAPADAGFGALAGSIAYETKDVADLLGHDRDGYGGIVKGWFNSNGGVFGDSVTTYGKQNGFEALGYFNWADGGRYKNGSGDKVAGTATELLSGLGKLAYESGEGHRFELNHERVHDDAIRPFRPNLGSVGRPGEPPTRDFKLDRQNTVFNYTDTSPGGWWDPKVVVAYSATKIKVPTFGVVGGVYFPDYNSAGRTSSLNGKVQNKFAFSLGDVTAGVDFRHDRARYADPNYHAIEKMTNVGFYTQARLEPIERARLSFGGRVDHQRFDGVNDNEGSEKNHTGVSANVSGEYDLIENLLTAKAGYSHVWAGIPLAENFILNPDWTYRNDTGKLRATTADNYSAGLVLKHSGFMVEGSLFKTQIENARNAKFRDAYFGPFEPGSVPGATWAPDLDTKGFEIGAGYEWETGFVRVKYAHIDVDINGRTADSDVGNYIATPVGDIVTISAVHTFVDWNVTIGGDIELAPEFDRVGRDSLTGERLKPFGAYEIVNVFAEYKPKLKYETTLRLDLKNLFDEKYSSRASYGQDFPSVTPLFEPGRSVLATATVKF comes from the coding sequence ATGTCAGTCATCGCCAACGTCGCCCGCTTCGGCGGCGTGTCCGCTCTGGCGGTCGCCCTGTCCCTCACGAGCCCGGCGCTGGCCGACGACGGCCGGCGCTTCACGCTCGACATCCCCTCGAAACCGCTGCTCGCCGCGCTCGCCGACTACGCCGCCGCGACCGGCGTGCAGCTGGTGCGGACGGGCGGCGACAGGATCGCCGGTCGCTCCCGCGCCGTGTCCGGCCGCTTCGGCGCCGAGGAGGGCCTGAAGGCGATGCTGGCGGGGTCCGGCCTGATCTACCAGTTCACGGGCCCGCGCACCGCGGCGCTCTACCCCATCGGCGGCGTGATGCCTGTCCAGCTTGCGGGGGAGGCGGAAGCGCTCGACGAGCTGCAGGTGACGGGCGAGAGCGGCGCCGGCGCGCCCGGCGGCGCGCCGGGATCGTTCGTGGTGACCTCGGCCGACATCGCGCGCAAAAACCCGCAGGACGTGAGAGACCTGTTCGGCGGCGAGCCGGGCGTGCAGGTCGGCAGCTCCATCCCGCTGTCGCAGAAGGTCTATGTCCGCGGCGTCGAGGAGACCAACCTCGCGGTCACGATCGACGGCTCGGCGCAGAACAACAAGGTCTTCCACCATAACGCGACCACCTACATCGATCCCGGCCTGCTCAAGCAGGTGCGCGTCGATCCCGGCGTGGCGCCGGCCGACGCCGGCTTCGGCGCGCTGGCGGGCTCGATCGCCTACGAGACCAAGGACGTCGCCGACCTTCTCGGCCACGATCGCGACGGCTATGGCGGCATCGTTAAGGGCTGGTTCAACTCCAACGGCGGCGTGTTCGGCGACTCGGTCACGACCTACGGCAAGCAGAACGGGTTCGAGGCGCTGGGCTATTTCAACTGGGCCGACGGCGGGCGGTACAAGAATGGATCCGGCGACAAGGTGGCCGGCACCGCGACCGAACTGTTGAGCGGCCTCGGCAAACTCGCCTACGAGAGCGGGGAGGGCCACCGGTTTGAACTGAACCACGAGCGCGTCCACGACGACGCTATCCGGCCGTTCCGGCCCAACCTCGGCTCAGTCGGGCGACCCGGCGAACCGCCCACGCGCGACTTCAAGCTGGACCGTCAGAACACCGTATTCAATTACACCGACACGTCGCCGGGCGGCTGGTGGGATCCAAAGGTTGTGGTCGCCTATAGCGCCACCAAGATCAAGGTGCCGACCTTCGGCGTCGTAGGAGGCGTCTACTTCCCGGACTACAACTCCGCCGGACGGACAAGCAGCCTTAATGGCAAGGTTCAAAACAAATTCGCCTTTTCCCTCGGTGACGTCACGGCCGGCGTCGACTTCCGCCACGACCGCGCCCGGTATGCGGACCCGAACTACCACGCCATTGAGAAGATGACCAACGTCGGCTTCTACACGCAGGCTCGTCTCGAGCCGATCGAACGCGCGCGCCTCTCCTTCGGCGGACGTGTCGACCATCAGCGGTTCGATGGCGTCAACGACAACGAAGGGTCAGAAAAGAACCACACAGGCGTCAGCGCAAACGTCTCGGGCGAGTATGACCTCATCGAGAACCTGCTGACGGCGAAAGCTGGATATTCGCACGTCTGGGCCGGTATTCCCCTGGCCGAGAACTTCATTCTGAATCCCGATTGGACCTACCGGAACGACACCGGCAAGCTTCGCGCCACGACCGCCGACAACTATTCCGCAGGGCTTGTTCTGAAGCACAGCGGCTTCATGGTGGAAGGTTCGCTCTTCAAGACCCAGATCGAGAACGCCCGTAACGCTAAGTTCCGCGACGCCTATTTCGGTCCTTTCGAGCCGGGCTCCGTCCCCGGCGCGACCTGGGCGCCGGATCTCGACACGAAGGGGTTTGAGATCGGGGCCGGCTACGAGTGGGAGACTGGTTTCGTTCGCGTGAAATACGCGCATATCGACGTCGACATCAACGGACGCACCGCCGACTCCGACGTGGGCAACTACATCGCCACGCCGGTAGGGGACATCGTCACGATTTCAGCCGTGCACACCTTCGTCGACTGGAATGTCACGATCGGCGGCGACATCGAACTCGCGCCCGAATTCGATCGCGTTGGCCGCGATTCCCTTACGGGAGAGCGCCTTAAACCTTTCGGAGCTTACGAGATCGTCAATGTCTTCGCGGAGTACAAGCCGAAGCTCAAATACGAGACCACCTTACGCCTCGATTTGAAGAACCTGTTCGACGAAAAATATTCCAGCCGCGCAAGCTATGGTCAGGATTTCCCGAGCGTCACGCCGCTGTTCGAACCCGGCCGGTCGGTCCTCGCGACCGCTACGGTGAAGTTCTGA
- a CDS encoding hydantoinase/oxoprolinase family protein — MRLSIDVGGTFTDLVVDRSTGAAEIFKAPTTYPDPIDGIIAAVALAAEAQGASVEAFLAGVEVLFHSTTRAINAVITGQAARTALLATEGHPDILLIREGGRTDPFNYRIGYPAPYIPRALTFEIPGRILADARERAALDEAAVRAVIQRLRDEKVEAVAVSLLWSIVNPAHELRVGELLSEHLPGVPFTLAHQLNPTVREYRRTSSCAIDASLKPIMSAYLRALKQRLAERGMAGQIFAVTSQGGLVDVEELAERPILALNSGPSMAPVAGRYFAALEGATTAIVTDAGGTTYDVSLVRDGTLPRTRETWLGPIYQGHLTGFPSVDVKSVGAGGGSIAIVEGGLLRVGPESARSDPGPVCYGRGGTRPTVTDAAVALGYIDPDFFLGGQMGLAVDAARSAIEREVATPLGLSVEDAALAIVDLATESMVHAIEDITVKQGVDPEDAVMIGGGGAAGINAVLIARRLGCRSIIFPDVGAALSAAGAMMSELTSEFSQVVFMKASAFDAAAAQEIVAALKRRADAFFVSAGDRARERRVDLAIEARYPSQVWEIDVAFDEEMLGAEDAAARLVAAFHARHEELFSFRDDGDDVEIMGWRALARCRLADESAIRLSAGAGSSGAASRPMTFRETGRVDAPAYRLETLDPATTVSGPAVVESNFTTVVLAPGSRARKTADGGLMVEPLVQSVARIREFAA; from the coding sequence ATGCGCTTGTCCATTGACGTCGGCGGCACCTTTACCGACCTCGTCGTCGACCGCTCCACGGGAGCGGCCGAGATATTCAAGGCCCCGACAACCTACCCCGACCCGATCGACGGCATCATCGCCGCGGTGGCCTTGGCCGCGGAGGCCCAGGGCGCCAGCGTCGAGGCGTTCCTCGCAGGGGTCGAGGTGCTGTTCCACTCCACGACCCGCGCCATTAACGCGGTGATCACCGGACAGGCGGCGCGCACGGCGCTGCTCGCGACCGAGGGGCACCCCGACATCCTGCTGATCCGCGAGGGCGGCCGCACAGACCCGTTCAACTACCGGATTGGTTATCCCGCCCCCTATATCCCGCGCGCGCTCACCTTCGAGATCCCCGGCCGCATCCTCGCCGACGCCCGCGAGCGCGCCGCGCTCGACGAGGCCGCCGTTCGTGCGGTCATCCAGCGGCTCAGGGACGAGAAAGTCGAGGCGGTGGCGGTCTCGCTGCTGTGGTCGATCGTGAACCCGGCGCATGAGCTGCGCGTCGGCGAGCTTCTGTCCGAACATCTGCCCGGTGTGCCCTTCACGCTCGCGCATCAGCTGAACCCGACGGTGCGCGAATATCGCCGCACCTCGTCCTGCGCGATCGACGCCTCGCTTAAACCCATCATGAGCGCCTATCTGCGGGCCCTGAAGCAGCGGCTCGCGGAGCGTGGGATGGCCGGCCAGATCTTCGCGGTCACCTCTCAGGGGGGGCTCGTGGACGTCGAGGAGCTGGCCGAGCGACCGATCCTCGCGCTCAACTCCGGCCCCTCGATGGCCCCAGTGGCGGGCCGTTATTTCGCCGCGCTGGAGGGAGCGACGACCGCGATCGTCACCGACGCCGGCGGCACCACCTACGACGTCAGCCTCGTGCGTGACGGGACGCTGCCGCGGACCCGCGAGACATGGCTCGGGCCGATCTATCAGGGCCACCTCACTGGCTTCCCCTCGGTCGACGTGAAGAGCGTCGGCGCGGGCGGCGGCTCGATCGCGATCGTGGAGGGCGGGCTGCTTCGCGTCGGCCCCGAGAGCGCGCGCTCCGATCCCGGGCCCGTCTGCTACGGCCGCGGCGGGACGCGCCCGACCGTCACCGACGCGGCCGTCGCGCTCGGCTATATCGACCCCGACTTCTTCCTCGGCGGCCAGATGGGCCTCGCCGTGGACGCGGCCCGGTCGGCGATCGAGCGTGAGGTCGCGACGCCGCTGGGATTGAGCGTCGAGGACGCCGCCCTCGCGATCGTCGACCTTGCGACGGAAAGCATGGTCCACGCGATCGAGGACATCACGGTCAAGCAGGGCGTCGACCCTGAGGACGCTGTGATGATCGGCGGCGGCGGCGCGGCCGGCATCAACGCGGTGCTGATCGCGCGCCGGCTCGGCTGCCGCTCGATTATCTTCCCCGACGTCGGCGCCGCGCTGAGCGCCGCCGGCGCCATGATGTCGGAGCTCACCTCCGAGTTCTCGCAGGTCGTGTTCATGAAGGCCTCGGCCTTCGACGCCGCGGCGGCGCAGGAGATCGTTGCGGCGCTGAAGCGCCGCGCCGACGCCTTCTTCGTCTCCGCCGGCGACCGAGCGCGCGAGCGTCGCGTCGATCTCGCGATCGAGGCGCGCTATCCCAGTCAGGTCTGGGAGATCGACGTGGCGTTCGACGAAGAGATGCTTGGGGCCGAGGACGCGGCCGCGCGGCTCGTCGCGGCCTTCCACGCGCGCCACGAGGAGCTGTTCAGCTTCCGCGACGACGGCGACGACGTCGAGATCATGGGCTGGCGGGCGCTCGCCCGCTGCCGCCTCGCCGACGAGAGCGCGATCCGCCTGTCCGCGGGCGCCGGGTCATCGGGCGCCGCCTCGCGCCCGATGACGTTCCGAGAGACCGGCAGGGTCGACGCGCCCGCCTACCGGCTTGAGACGCTGGACCCCGCGACGACGGTCAGCGGGCCGGCCGTCGTCGAGAGCAACTTCACCACCGTGGTGCTCGCGCCGGGCTCGCGCGCCCGAAAGACCGCCGACGGCGGGCTCATGGTCGAGCCGCTCGTCCAGTCCGTCGCCCGCATCCGGGAGTTCGCCGCGTGA
- a CDS encoding M20/M25/M40 family metallo-hydrolase, whose amino-acid sequence MHAAVVDRIDVVDLTKRLLRARSETPPGDTNGPADVILAAVWGVDGIEAERVQSADHVANVVLRVRGGRRGKRLVYNGHLDTYPLGSGWTTDPDGEERDGKLYGLGVSDMKGGVAAIVVALVRLAAKRETLSGEVVATFAGDEETMGVLGTKLLIDTVPYAQGDAMISADVGSPGVLRFGEKGMIWLTLKATGKAAHAAHVHRGDSAIEKLVDAIESLKALRDTAVQAPEEVTREIAASAPVSEALSGVGESHTLGHVTVTFGTIRGGRLSNLIADEAEATADVRLPVGVTVAGVEAEIRRRTEAIPGVSVEITRRYEPNWTPPDHPIVAAVSAACETVLGERPVRTMRVGASDARHYRYAGVPTVTCGLTPNNMGAADEHVGLDELRRLVDALELSAQLFLTEVSA is encoded by the coding sequence ATGCACGCCGCCGTCGTGGACAGGATCGACGTCGTCGACCTGACCAAGCGCCTGCTGCGCGCGCGTAGCGAGACGCCTCCCGGCGACACCAACGGCCCGGCGGACGTCATCCTCGCCGCGGTCTGGGGCGTCGACGGGATCGAGGCGGAGCGCGTCCAGAGCGCGGATCACGTCGCGAACGTCGTGCTGCGCGTGCGCGGCGGGCGGCGAGGCAAGCGACTCGTCTACAACGGCCATCTCGACACCTATCCCCTTGGCTCCGGCTGGACCACGGACCCGGACGGCGAGGAGCGCGACGGCAAGCTCTATGGGCTCGGCGTCTCCGACATGAAGGGCGGCGTCGCGGCGATCGTGGTCGCGCTCGTCCGGCTTGCGGCGAAGCGCGAGACGCTGTCCGGAGAGGTGGTCGCGACCTTCGCGGGCGACGAGGAGACCATGGGCGTGCTCGGCACGAAGCTGCTGATCGACACGGTTCCTTACGCGCAGGGCGACGCGATGATCTCGGCCGACGTGGGCTCGCCCGGCGTGCTGCGGTTCGGCGAAAAAGGCATGATCTGGTTGACCCTTAAGGCGACCGGAAAGGCCGCCCACGCCGCCCATGTCCACCGCGGCGACAGCGCGATCGAAAAACTGGTTGACGCGATCGAGAGCCTCAAGGCGTTGCGCGACACGGCCGTTCAGGCGCCGGAGGAGGTCACACGCGAGATCGCCGCGAGCGCGCCGGTTTCCGAGGCGCTGTCGGGCGTCGGCGAGAGCCACACGCTCGGCCATGTCACCGTGACCTTCGGCACCATTCGGGGCGGCCGCCTCAGCAACCTGATCGCCGACGAGGCCGAGGCGACCGCCGACGTCCGGCTGCCGGTCGGCGTGACGGTGGCCGGCGTCGAGGCCGAGATCCGCCGTCGAACGGAGGCGATCCCCGGCGTTTCAGTCGAGATCACGCGGCGCTATGAGCCGAACTGGACCCCGCCCGACCACCCGATCGTCGCGGCCGTGAGCGCCGCCTGCGAGACCGTGCTCGGCGAACGGCCCGTCCGGACCATGCGGGTCGGAGCCTCGGACGCGCGTCATTATCGCTACGCGGGCGTTCCGACGGTGACCTGCGGGCTGACGCCGAACAACATGGGCGCGGCGGACGAGCATGTCGGCCTGGACGAGCTCCGGCGCCTCGTCGACGCGCTCGAACTGAGCGCGCAGCTCTTTCTGACGGAGGTTTCCGCCTGA
- a CDS encoding hydantoinase B/oxoprolinase family protein, whose product MTASVAPAAGFDGVKLAIMQKRFDGVTRKMANTLLRTARSGVINTARDFSCALVTAECELLTAADSYPIHVIGGADLMARAMLDIHPDLKPGDAFLHNSPYHGNSHAADHTILVPVFDDDGVHRFTVLAKAHQADCGNALPTTYMGLARDVYAEGALIFPAVKVQTGYKDVADIINMCLMRIRVPDQWRGDYLAMVGAARIGEREITKMARELGWEALTAHARDWFDLSERRMIEVIGQMNSGGARATCVHDPLPGTPEGGIPATADVVVDAQGGRIFVDMTDNIDCVPVGVNLSHACARTAALVGVLNSLPIPVIPNAGTLRRIDVTLRENCCVGIPRHPVSTSVATTNLGDRVTNAVQRALAQIDPNVGMAEGGAGLPPAAGVISGKDPRNGHAFINEVILAAGGGPGTPVQDGWLSLFCMGNAGMPFYDSIEIDEMLHPMMVERRSIAPDSEGAGAFRGAPGIRTEFRPVDCDFELGFVSDGTVNPAQGACGGLPSLSARQYLESDEGAVVMLGTAEQVVVRADQKVVSISNGGGGYGDPATRDPERVRVDVVEGLVSRERAEAVYKVALTAEFSVDVAATAALRAA is encoded by the coding sequence GTGACCGCTTCCGTCGCCCCTGCCGCCGGCTTCGACGGCGTCAAGCTCGCCATCATGCAAAAGCGCTTCGACGGCGTGACGCGCAAGATGGCCAACACCCTGCTGCGCACCGCGCGCTCCGGCGTCATCAACACCGCGCGCGACTTCTCCTGCGCGCTCGTTACCGCCGAGTGCGAACTGCTGACCGCGGCCGATAGCTACCCCATCCACGTCATCGGAGGCGCCGACCTGATGGCGCGCGCGATGCTCGACATCCACCCGGACCTGAAGCCCGGCGACGCCTTCCTCCACAACTCGCCTTATCACGGCAACAGCCACGCCGCGGACCACACGATCCTCGTGCCGGTGTTTGACGACGACGGCGTCCACCGTTTCACGGTGCTCGCCAAGGCGCACCAGGCGGACTGCGGCAACGCGCTGCCCACGACCTATATGGGCCTCGCCCGCGACGTCTATGCAGAGGGCGCGCTGATCTTCCCGGCGGTCAAGGTCCAGACCGGCTACAAGGACGTCGCCGACATCATCAACATGTGCCTGATGCGCATCCGCGTCCCCGACCAGTGGCGCGGCGACTACCTCGCCATGGTCGGCGCGGCGCGCATCGGCGAGCGCGAAATCACCAAGATGGCGCGCGAACTCGGTTGGGAGGCGCTCACCGCCCACGCCCGCGATTGGTTCGATCTGTCGGAGCGCCGGATGATCGAGGTCATCGGGCAGATGAATTCGGGCGGCGCCCGCGCGACCTGCGTGCACGACCCGCTTCCGGGCACGCCCGAAGGCGGCATCCCGGCGACGGCCGACGTGGTGGTGGACGCGCAAGGCGGTCGCATCTTCGTCGACATGACCGACAACATCGACTGCGTGCCGGTCGGCGTGAACCTCAGCCATGCCTGCGCCCGCACCGCGGCCCTCGTCGGCGTGCTGAACAGTCTGCCGATCCCGGTGATCCCAAACGCCGGGACGCTGCGCCGCATCGACGTGACCCTGCGCGAGAATTGCTGCGTGGGCATTCCGCGCCATCCGGTCTCGACCTCGGTCGCAACCACCAACCTCGGCGATCGCGTCACCAACGCGGTCCAGCGCGCGCTTGCGCAGATCGACCCGAACGTGGGCATGGCGGAGGGCGGCGCGGGGCTGCCGCCGGCCGCCGGCGTCATTTCCGGAAAGGATCCGCGGAACGGGCACGCCTTCATCAACGAGGTGATCCTCGCGGCCGGCGGCGGGCCGGGGACGCCGGTGCAGGACGGCTGGCTGTCGCTGTTCTGCATGGGGAACGCCGGCATGCCGTTCTATGACAGCATCGAAATCGACGAGATGCTCCATCCGATGATGGTCGAGCGCCGCTCGATCGCGCCTGACAGCGAAGGCGCGGGCGCCTTCCGGGGCGCGCCGGGCATCCGCACGGAGTTCCGGCCGGTGGACTGCGACTTCGAGCTCGGCTTCGTCAGCGACGGCACCGTCAATCCGGCGCAGGGCGCCTGCGGCGGCCTGCCGTCGCTTTCGGCCAGACAGTACCTCGAATCCGACGAGGGGGCGGTCGTCATGCTGGGCACCGCCGAGCAGGTCGTGGTCCGCGCGGACCAGAAGGTCGTGTCGATCTCGAACGGCGGCGGCGGCTATGGCGACCCTGCGACTCGCGATCCCGAACGCGTGCGCGTCGACGTCGTCGAGGGACTGGTCAGCCGCGAGCGCGCCGAGGCGGTCTACAAGGTCGCGCTGACGGCGGAGTTTTCGGTCGATGTGGCGGCGACGGCCGCGCTGAGGGCCGCGTGA
- a CDS encoding cupin domain-containing protein gives MDKRMRVRPSHPGVDASRLRHAQAGWFKWLVVESEENGSRMAGTSVERSASGPSQEKPIPIGPRVRHLRQLQGLRLKDLAGLAGCSESLVSRIENDLVTPSLSTIHRICKALGVNVSALVDPVEQRVCTTYGPHDRPRTSHGPAGEGDGSLCETLTPFGAERMLEGLLLDLPGGGPLCGPFEHAGEEVGYVLEGELELIVEGERHQLPVGHSFFFSSSRLHSYRAFGAKNCRVLWINTPPTF, from the coding sequence ATGGACAAGCGCATGCGGGTCCGCCCTTCGCATCCTGGGGTCGATGCAAGCCGCTTGCGCCACGCGCAAGCCGGCTGGTTTAAGTGGTTGGTCGTCGAATCTGAGGAGAACGGAAGCCGCATGGCCGGAACGAGCGTCGAGCGCAGCGCGTCGGGTCCTTCCCAGGAGAAGCCGATCCCGATCGGCCCCCGGGTGCGACACCTGCGCCAGCTTCAGGGTCTGCGGCTGAAGGATCTCGCGGGCCTCGCCGGCTGCTCCGAGAGCCTGGTGTCGCGGATCGAGAACGATCTCGTCACCCCTTCGCTCAGCACCATCCACAGGATCTGCAAGGCGCTCGGGGTGAACGTCTCGGCGCTGGTCGATCCGGTCGAGCAGCGCGTGTGCACCACCTACGGTCCCCACGACCGGCCGCGCACTTCGCACGGGCCGGCCGGCGAAGGCGACGGCAGCCTCTGCGAGACGCTGACGCCCTTCGGCGCGGAGCGGATGCTCGAGGGACTGCTGCTTGACCTGCCCGGCGGGGGGCCGCTTTGCGGACCGTTCGAGCACGCGGGCGAAGAAGTCGGTTACGTGCTCGAAGGCGAGCTCGAGCTGATCGTCGAGGGCGAGCGGCACCAATTGCCGGTCGGGCATAGCTTCTTCTTCAGCTCGTCGCGCCTGCACAGCTATCGGGCCTTCGGAGCGAAAAACTGCCGCGTGCTCTGGATCAACACGCCGCCGACGTTCTGA
- a CDS encoding sigma-70 family RNA polymerase sigma factor: protein MTAGGLAELYAAEGGRLRRLVRRIVGSAEAAEDLVHDAFVKLGNRPLGPDDVGLLVRTAQNAARDARRADRVRSAYVKRMTPEQLGAESPAPDAVASGRQELADLFAALERLPPRTRRVFLMSKLDEMTYPQIARTLDLSLSTVEKEMVSALEFCRLWRKRRA, encoded by the coding sequence ATGACCGCTGGCGGACTGGCCGAGCTTTATGCCGCCGAAGGCGGCCGGCTACGCCGTCTCGTCCGGCGCATCGTGGGGTCCGCGGAAGCGGCCGAGGACCTCGTCCACGACGCCTTCGTGAAGCTTGGGAACCGTCCGCTCGGCCCGGACGACGTCGGGTTGCTGGTGCGCACGGCGCAGAACGCCGCGCGCGACGCCCGCCGCGCGGACCGCGTCCGGTCCGCCTATGTCAAGCGCATGACGCCGGAGCAGCTCGGCGCCGAGAGCCCTGCGCCGGACGCCGTGGCGTCAGGCCGGCAGGAGCTGGCCGATCTGTTCGCGGCGCTCGAGAGGCTTCCTCCCCGGACCCGGCGGGTGTTTCTCATGAGCAAGCTCGACGAGATGACCTACCCGCAGATCGCCCGAACCCTCGACCTCTCCCTCTCCACGGTCGAGAAGGAGATGGTCTCCGCTCTCGAATTCTGCCGGCTCTGGCGCAAGCGCCGCGCCTGA